Within Salarias fasciatus chromosome 15, fSalaFa1.1, whole genome shotgun sequence, the genomic segment TGGtcgcggcggccatcttggatcgctgctgctgttgttgttgtgggcggaggacgaggaggcggcGGGTTGCCAGGTTCGACCGGTTTCCCCCAAAGTCACAATCATATTccgtgatttattttttcttcaaattacaTATACATAAGTGAAACAGTTTTGGTGTGACTTTGAATGGTAATTGTATTCATATCCTGAACAATTTTCACCACAGAGGCCTCAAAATCTGAAACTTCACCAGAAAATTGGTCCAACAAATGTTCAAAGTCACGCCCACTGTCCTGCATTAAATGTGAAACCTGTTTAACGAACGAGTGACTTGATTAACTCTAAACCTTTCCTTTTAACTCTCAGGATTACCTTTAAATTTATGATTAACTCAAAACGCACAAAAACCTTAATTCCACACAATAAACTGACATTATTAACTCTTAGCGAGCCTAATTAACTCTAAACTTACACaattaactctaaactcacatGATTAATTCTAAAGTCTAATCTGAAAGTTACAGAATTAACTTAAGCCCGCCTGAATTACATTAAATTTATTTAACCCTAAACATATCCCTTAAGTGGGCTCAAAAAATCATTCAACCTTTCACAGCAATATGCAaggtttcagaaaatgttcccGCAAAAAAAAATCGAATTAGTAGTCATTATATATAGAAAAGAGGTAAACTTTCATGTTTCCTTGAACCGCTGTGACCTCtctcattgaaaaaaatgagaTTCAAGCAGAAGAACATTTACAAATTTCCTGTTTGTATCATTTATTAAGTTGCTGTGACTCCATGATTGAGGAAACAACTTTTGAAGTTGTTGTACACGTTGTTTAGCACATATGTGCAAAGCTTCTGGCTTTAAAATGAATTTCTACAGATTAAttcagtttttccaactttaatCCATTGTTTTAGCTTGAAACCATGTGATCTGGCAACCCTGTTCAACAGCCGGCGGGTCGGTTTCCTGCTGTGGAATAATGGCGCCGCCCAGCGGCCAAGGGAGTAATTTCATGGACAGAAAGCTGAAATATTTCCTTTTCCCAGAGCAAAAGCCCAGTGGAGCTCAGTGGAATTTCATCTGGAAGTCCCTTAGGTTTAACCATAGGCAACAGAAATATTGCTTCATTGCTATAAAAGCAGTGGAAATTAAACAACTAGACAGAAtagtttgtcatttttattggaATGTAGATCTGgtgttttttattaaaatatttattcggttaaaaaaactggtggaaaaacaccacagacataaactgacagcagtataacaaaacatgaaataaaaacgGTCAAACTGACATATTTACATCCGCAGAGGTTTGTCTGTGACGTTATCGCCGGATTTTAACCAGCAGCTGCAAACTGGAGCCGAGGGGAAGGTTTCTCCAGCGAGTCAGGTCACAAAACTCAGTTTACTCTAAACTGACATAATTAACTCTAAACTCGCATAATCTACTCTCAACTCACACAGTTAGCTATAAACTCACAATGAACTCTAAATTTACCTGTTTGTTGCTAAACTCATAAACTTTCTTCCGCGCAATAAACTCGAAACTCAGTTAATTTTGAATGTAGGACTTATTTTTATACAGTTAACTCTAAGTTCACCTGCAGCACATAAACACTTTGTGCTCGGCAGTAATTTGTTCAGTTGCTCGACTTCCTAAGTTTTCCTTTTGATCGATGTTTAACTTCTTTTGGAATCGGTGGAGAATATAAAGTTCCGTCGTGAACTTTCGACCACATTTTTCCGGACACCCCGAAGTGGGAAGAGTCCAGAAGTGAACAAATACTGCAGCTTCAGTCAAACATTGCACTGAATTCCAACACTGTCGGTGGGAAAAGTTTCGAgtttgaaaacaacagaaatgttcCTTTTCACCTCATTGGATTGCACTGTTTAAAGCCTGAGTGCAAATTAATTTATCCCAATAAAATCTATCAAAACACACAATACCCGCCTCAATAAAGTGTCTAAAAACTGCTCAGTCGTAAATGGTTCTACAAGTGAATGTGGagataaaatgatttttagATGAAAAGATTGTTTGGTAGCTACTGTAGATTTTAAAAGTCGATTACATGGTGGAGATTTTACTTCATtgagtgaaattgaaaaaaaaaaaattcacaagaGTAACGAAAAATTGAACCTGATTACAAAAATTGCAATTTCAAAAGTAATGAAGTGAAAAGTGTAAGATAATACTCACAAAAATCTCTTAAAAACGCTGTTCAGAGTAAAACTTCACTACTGGTTCAAACAACAAATCtgatacaaaaagaaaagaattgtacaagtaaacaaaaaacatgcatttaacaTTTTCACCATTGTAACCATAACTTATTACTTTTAATTTACATGCTTCTTAAAGCAGTGAAGTAAATTATTCTTAAAATCTCTAAATAAAACCCAATTCAGCGACGGAGTCACAGTGTTTGTAATCTAACATTTTCGCTCATTATTTTAAAAGTACaggaataaattaaaatcttACTTAAATGAATGAAACCTGACACTGGAATGATGTTTAAGCATATTGCTTAGTGACAGGATGCCCGTATTGAAACTCTTGTGGTCTCAGCCTCTTGTTGGACCGACTTGGCGTCGTggccgccccctggtggccgtgGCTCGCTCTGCAGCCGGTGTGTTAGGGTTCGGGTTAGTCTTGCAGTCGGCCCCCGCCCCCTCAGGTGCTGTAGCTGGCGTCCTGCAGGCCCAGCTGCTCGTTCCTCAGCAGGCGCTCGCCGTTCAGCCGGGGCTGCAGCACGATGGCCGGCACGGCGCCGGACCGCCcccgggggcggcggcggcagcagaccAGGTAGAAGATCTCGGCCACGTTGAGCACCACCGAGATGACGGACATGACCAgcatgaagatgatgaagacgGTCTTCTCGGTGGGGCGGGACATGTAGCACTCCACGGTGAAGGGGCACGGCGCCCGCGAGCACACCACCATGGGCACCATGACGAAGCCGTACAGGTAGTACTGCCCCACGATGAAGCCGATCTCCAGCGCGATGCGGAACACGATGGAGGTCATGTAGTTGCCCAGCAGGTTCCCCTTGATCTGCACCTTGCCCTTGTCGTCGGAGTACTTGGGCAGCTTGGTGACCGGGCTGCCGGCGTTCCTCTGCATGAACTCGCGCAGCTTGTTCTCCTTGTGGATGACGTGGATGACGTGGCCCAGGTAGATGAGCGTGGGCGTCGACACGAAGATGATCTGCAGCACCCAGAAGCGGATGTGCGAGATGGGGAAGGCGTGGTCGTAGCACACGTTCTTACAGCCGGGCTGCTTGGTGTTGCAGATCATCTTGGACTGTTCGTCGCCCCAGACCTGAAACAGTCGAGTCACAGAGTGTTACCGTGAGCAGACCACGAGCTGCCCGAGGCAGAACATGCAGACGTTTTGTTTGTCGATCAATACAGCCTCAAAGACATGACGACGCTCAACTGTTTTCAGAATCTTAAGAAATTTTTCATCTCTGACACACCTCAAACAAATCAGGCATTGATCAGTTTTAGTGGTGTTGTGTGTGACAGAAAtctccttttattttgaaaatccttGTGTGTGTACCCTGCTGAAGACAGCCTGCAGCACTCAGTGGCTCATGGTAACAGAAACCTGAAAAGTTCCACAGAGCACGTTCAGTGcaacttcaatttaaaaaaaaaaaaaaaaaaaaagaagaagtgatgACACTCCTCAGTAACTTTAGCATTAAGAGTTAGCCGGGGTaacagcagagggcgctgtttGACAGAGACAAGAGGTTAAGAGGGAGGGGCAGCAGACCTTCTCGGCTCCGGCTCCCAGGACCATGATCCTGAAGATGAAGAGAACGCTGAGCCACACCTTCCCCACCACGGTGGAGTGAGACTGCACCTTATTGAGCAGGGACGACAGGAAACCCCACTCTCCCATGGCTACTGCGGGGGGAgacgacacaacacaacacagtctgaGAGACAAcggtctggaaaaaaaacaaaacacttatGTTTAAACTAGCTAATCTACTTTAACTACTGATAAAAACTGGAATCatcctctttttattttaaatgaaacatcTAGGGATCTGTTCAGCTCAGCTTGCTCCATGCATCTACAACTAAATATAAATTtctaatgtatttttaatttaaaattcattttttttctttaatttattttactaaAATCAATTTGGTGTTCAAATCCTcatcttttttcaaaaatatctcaattaaatgtttttttttaatttattgtaccTTATTCGAATACATTTCCTAAATTAAATTTATTTGTGTGCTTTTGTCAATTTAATTAAATGATGTGAAAAAGGAGCTAAACTTTGtcaaatttcaaaaacacaaatcttattatttttttgttgtaactGAGTAAGATTCAAACCACTGTGGACCCTGTTTACATATTTCATAAAAGGTTTCTTTTATTTGGCAACGTGCTGAAAATATTCATCTCCATTACAGACATCCCTGCCACTAGAGGCCGCCATTTATCATCCGTCTGAGTGCAGAGtagcaatttctggaaaaaaaataaataaatttcctcctgtttccatggagacggagtgttttcagaaacttgCCTTTTCTGACATCTTGACtaattctgctgcttttcaactgctttcattttttttcgaGGCtttaaagatgcaaaaaaaaaaaaaaaaaaaacaggacaaagtTTGTTCTGCTATAAATGAGCAATAAAAAGCTGTAAAGTGTCTCGTGTCTCTGCAACGTTCACAAGATATTCATGTTTAACTAGAAGATACAGATGTTTAACTGGAAGTCAGATAAACGGTTTATTTGTCGttaacttcatttatttattcatttaaaaaatagatGCGTTATCATTATCATGCGGCGATCAGCATAAACCAAATCATTcccagttttttgttttctgttttaaccCAGGTTTGTTTGACTGTACATGTAGTGAAGGACATGTAAGTGCACCATAAAAATACTACCTGTAATCTGTTACTGAcacctttcacaataaaaccatGAGGTTGATGACATGCGCGAAAtcaacataaggcccgtgggccgaaAGCGGCCGGCAGGAAGCTCTAATCCAATCTGGCCAGTCATAAAATTGTTTAAAGGAAACCTTTGATTTTCTTAAGATTTACACGACAGAGCAGGACACGAGAAATCGGTGGAGCTCTCAGGAACACTGGCAAACCAGCTGGTTTATTAGAACTACTGCAGGTTTTTGGGGGCTTTGCACAGCCatgtgcaaaataaataaataaataaaacgtttcactgtattttccactAGAAGGTTTATTTAAAACTCATTTCATGTTCAGACTGTGGTCATTTAGCAGCCTGAGTGTTTGTCTTTTGTAAATAAAGACATTGTCGTCATCTGCGTAAAGAAATTAGAAAATTATTATTGTGTAATTTTACCAGTCAAGATGAATGGAGGCCAGTTGTTGCTCCGGAGCTAGaatgagtttgacactcctggttTAAACTGAACTTAAGTATGAGTAAAatcatataattaaaaaaaaaaaaagaaagaaaaaaattgaaaagtaaAAGTGTACAACAATACAACTCATTTACAGTTatatgtttttaattattattattgaggTATTCCAAATTGAAGCTTGACTTCAGTAAGAATAAAGTTTCCTAGAAACTTTCCTGATGTGTTGCATAAATGTTCTTATCAACCAGAGATTCTCGGGCAGAAGCGGTTTGTTCTGAAAGATCGCTCATTAACCAGTACATTTCAGCTCATATGTttataaaaaacacattttctatgTGTAGAATTAGTGTAAAGTGTGGCGGACCTACCGTCGAGTGCTGCAGCTTCAGTCGCAGGAGAAGAGATGGTGCTGCTGCCAAGCCGAGCTGACTCTGCGCTGCTGCCTTGAACTCTGAGATTAGCCTCGCCGTTGGAAAGCCGTCACGTTTTCCTGACTTCTGGAAACGAGAAGTTTGGACCTGACAGCGACCGCAGACCGGTTAATGATTGGCAGCACCGTAAAACAACATTCTCCTGCTGGTTTTTGTGATTCATGCTTCCTGATGATCTGTTTGTCAAAATGTTTCACAGCAGAACGAGGTGATCTGCCAGGAAAGTCACTTTTTAACCAGATTTCAAGTAATAAGAGAAGAAAAGATTAAACACGCTGCTATGAAATCTAAAGGGAATCGATCTGGGTGCCTTGTGGAAGGGTTAAACCCAGAGCAAACCGCACAGCAAAATCTTTATTAAACACTCCTATTCTCAGACATATGTCGGTATGTATGTCTAGATAGGTGTGGACATTGGGTATAGATTATTAGATATagattaaagtaaaaaaaacaattctcgTGTGTGTCTAACAAATCAATAATATACTGAACTGAAATATGCTGAAAAGGATAAACTTTTACTTACTTATGGTACACTAAGGtcaaatacatttgaaaactCGAtgctttattcagttttttctacattaaaaacctttattcacacacattttcttctattTTACTCGCAAAACTTCTTTTTTGTTGATAAAAAACGGAAGATATGtaatttttgaatattttaacatttttgaaGATACAATTTCATAAGATAAAAATAGAGAATAAAGCTGAATAATCTAtgatatttcagttttatgtgagaataatgtaaaataaattcaGAATATACTGATTTAATTCAGTTATTTAGAATTGCATCATTTGAACATTGGAAAATTCAAATGttgttgctgtatttttttatttttatgactcCGGAGCTGAAATTGTGAAGACCGTTAAGAAAAATCAATATTGTGGTTTGCATTTTTGAAAACCATCTCTGTGTTATTCCACTGTAATGAAGTTAATGAtaaatttattttcatgttcaaaaaacacatttctccatCCCTGTTCCACGTGCAGGATTGAAGGCGTTGCTTCATATTAACTATCGTCCACATGCCTGTTATACAACCTACTGTTCAGCAGAAATCATCGTAAAAGTtaataattatttcattttatataaGTCATATATCTTGTCAGTTGATGATaaatttttaaatcaaaacaagATAACTCGTTATGCACAATGTGACACTTtggacctgttttttttttaaagcatttattgagaaaattttgaaaaattcaAACATACTTTAGGTTTTCGACAGTGAATAAAAGgtatgaaacactgaaacacctttaatgatttattaaaaacaataaaacatacaTTAAAATATGAAGTTTCCGTCACATCAATA encodes:
- the LOC115401758 gene encoding gap junction Cx32.2 protein-like, with translation MGEWGFLSSLLNKVQSHSTVVGKVWLSVLFIFRIMVLGAGAEKVWGDEQSKMICNTKQPGCKNVCYDHAFPISHIRFWVLQIIFVSTPTLIYLGHVIHVIHKENKLREFMQRNAGSPVTKLPKYSDDKGKVQIKGNLLGNYMTSIVFRIALEIGFIVGQYYLYGFVMVPMVVCSRAPCPFTVECYMSRPTEKTVFIIFMLVMSVISVVLNVAEIFYLVCCRRRPRGRSGAVPAIVLQPRLNGERLLRNEQLGLQDASYST